The nucleotide window TGAAAAAGTAGCACAGGTTAACTTCCCCGCATGTTTCATGTTGAAAGAAATCGATCAGGTGTGCCTGACAGCTGCAGCCGGGCACGAAATAATGGGAGCCGCTGCACAGCTTGCAACACAGGCGAGAGAGATTGAAAAATCTAATGATACCGTGTTCAGGCAGCCCCATGCAAAGAACGGCACTCTTTTGAAGAAAGTAAAACTATACCAGAAGCCAGAGTAAGGCCGGAAAACCTTAAGGTTTGAACCGGAAGCTTAAATGGAGGAAAGAGTAATTCCCCCGAAAAAATAAGAGGGAACTAATCCTCCAATATCCATTTTTTTCAATTATGGAGTGTTGGTAATATTTTATATTATCCAAATATCAGGTAATACTCTATATTATCCAAATATCAGGTAATACTCTATATTATCCAAATGTCAGATAATACTCTATATTATCCAAATGTCGGTAATATTCCAATATATTATTCAAATGTCAGGTAATATTCCAATATATTATCCAAATGTCAGTAATCCTTCATGTTCAATTTTATCACCTGCGGTACGGTGAGTAGGACCTGCATGATTTGCCGCTATTAGACGGTAGAATTATTCCGGAGACTGCTAACTCTTTAGCTTAGCTATGGTTTACTTCTTAGCATCTTCAACTTCTTCGAGTACCGATGTATATTCCTGAAAAACAGATTGGAGATCTATAGTAGCCAGTATGTCCACAACTCCAAGAGCTGCAACAATTTCCCCGTCTTTCGAGTGAATAGGAGCAACAACCACATGTTTTCCTCTATACACGCCTTCTGTAGGAACTTTGTGGACAATTTTGTTTGTTTTCAATACTTCTTCGAGTACAGGCCCAGTATAGTCCCTGTCAAGGATTTGACCTTTTTCCAGACGAAGTCCTTTTCGCTTGAGACTGCGAATGGTTGTAGGAAGTCCGATTACCGAGTGTACTGCAACTGCTAGTGTCTCAAGGTCTTCAGACCCTGAATCTTCTGAGATTGTTAGGGTAGTAATTTTTTCACCCCCGTAATTACAGACCGGGAAGGGCACAAGGGAAGGACATAAAGGAAGAGCTTCTCAGAAGTGAAAAGCTGGACCCGACTTTCCGGCCATATTTAGAATATCTTTTTTCAAAGAATATATAATCACTCCTCATTTTCAAGGGCTTTTATAAATGCTTGTTTATGCAGTTCTCCTGACTCATGGATTCCCCCAATATCTCCGCGCGTCGCCCGACAGGGGTAATGCTGGATCAACAGCCCGGCTTTTGGAGGTGCGTCTTTTATCTCCAGTCCAACTATTTCCTTTGCCATATACCAGGTACTACCACATGGAGCACCTTTTATTACCTTGACATCGGTAATTTTTCCATCTTTTGTTTTTACCTTTAAGATCGGAGACCCAAAGAGTTCCGTAAACGGTCTGTTGAAAGCATTGGGTTCAAGACTACAGCAGATCTCATCTACCTCGATATCCATACCTGAAACTTCAGATATTTTTTTAAGTTCGGGAACTGAAGCTCTGGATGGCCCACCCGGTACTATAAGAGAACGAACACCGGCTTCTGCCGCAAGCTTTGCAATTGCGGATGTCAAATCCGGATGCAGAGAATAAGTAATTATAATTTCGGCAGAGAAAACATGTTTGTTGAAGTTAAGAGTTTCCAGAAATTCATCAGGCTCTTCGATGAATACAGGCACGAACTCAGGAAGATCAGCAGTTACGATTGAAAAATCACTGTGTTCCCTGACAGTCTCAATAAGACGGTGCCCGTACTTGCCCCGGGTAATTACTCCTATTACAGTCATACTATTCTAAGTTATTTTTTAATATTGCATAAATAGATGCTTATTTTGTCTGGAATTCGGTCACGACTCGCCATCTATACATGGAATTGGGACCTTATCACGAACTCGGAAAACCTTAGAATATAAATACAGATAACGCGTTTCACTAGAAACCTCTAAAGAAAAAGACGATAATTATGAGAGGAAAACTGATCACATTTGAGGGCATTGACGGCTCAGGCAAAAGCACAGTTGTAGAAAAACTTCAGAAGGACCCTGAAATTAAAGCCTTTAAACCAGTTTTTACCAGGGAACCAACAAGAGGCACTCTGACTGGAAATGCCGTGGAAAAAGCTATCCAGTCAGATACTGACCAGCTGGCCGAACTCTTCCTTTTTACAGCTGACCATGCCGAACATCTAGCAAAACTTATAAAGCCTGCACTTGAAAATGGAAAGATAGTAATTTCTGACCGTTATTCCGACAGTCGAT belongs to Methanosarcina barkeri 3 and includes:
- a CDS encoding DUF2111 domain-containing protein, producing the protein MPFPVCNYGGEKITTLTISEDSGSEDLETLAVAVHSVIGLPTTIRSLKRKGLRLEKGQILDRDYTGPVLEEVLKTNKIVHKVPTEGVYRGKHVVVAPIHSKDGEIVAALGVVDILATIDLQSVFQEYTSVLEEVEDAKK
- a CDS encoding DUF166 domain-containing protein — encoded protein: MTVIGVITRGKYGHRLIETVREHSDFSIVTADLPEFVPVFIEEPDEFLETLNFNKHVFSAEIIITYSLHPDLTSAIAKLAAEAGVRSLIVPGGPSRASVPELKKISEVSGMDIEVDEICCSLEPNAFNRPFTELFGSPILKVKTKDGKITDVKVIKGAPCGSTWYMAKEIVGLEIKDAPPKAGLLIQHYPCRATRGDIGGIHESGELHKQAFIKALENEE